In Topomyia yanbarensis strain Yona2022 chromosome 2, ASM3024719v1, whole genome shotgun sequence, one DNA window encodes the following:
- the LOC131681511 gene encoding ichor-like, producing MVNCTMSGQNESDVESLLMSPCWNQSTSVQDQYILDGHKLLLDADLESLPSDSETQKSSMDVLENLLLNSTSINSSNSSNDGDVKPLPSFTSFNTGHLSINGISGYHYTAIAQRLPEENNNYSQGSFQNGTSNGSNGDNNIVSSSTCLPDSVMNPDGNGADSCLQDVKLFSDSSIDGKIYSASADSCVISGPDSVSGARIFVDSKELSEYDMSSIEDIAAIIGSAIADTTVPNNKVEKEDGNDTRDSWMDLDAWIEGTCTTPESKLIVSQQDSLSELILPHSPVHTAGSTLQSLLTHGYMPLLQNRLQNGPPIKIETPTSTSYCGELISTSTSPPGSVVSTTDNLILNGRYLQNHQNTHFALNMGLKPDGMCSPELMGNFPHTTSTTQATPKNKRRPHKQSKTNGHGHPQVQQQQGQSQQSQQQSSSIQQSAAQQCHQQQLSAAAAAAAQTQAALSFQAASELSGLLGKDKPVHRCNICNRGFLNKSNIKVHLRTHTGEKPFRCEVCAKAFRQKAHLIKHQQIHKRIGRD from the coding sequence ATGGTCAACTGCACCATGAGCGGCCAGAACGAATCGGACGTGGAGAGTCTGCTGATGAGCCCATGCTGGAACCAGTCGACGAGTGTGCAGGACCAATACATTCTGGACGGTCACAAGCTGCTGCTGGATGCGGATCTAGAATCACTGCCGAGTGATTCGGAGACGCAAAAAAGTTCGATGGATGTGCTGGAGAACTTGCTGCTGAATTCGACCTCCATCAATAGTAGTAATTCAAGCAACGATGGCGACGTGAAACCGTTGCCATCATTTACTTCCTTTAATACGGGACATTTGTCCATCAATGGGATATCCGGGTATCATTATACGGCGATTGCACAACGATTGCCGGAGGAAAATAACAATTACTCGCAGGGCTCGTTTCAGAATGGAACGAGCAATGGGAGTAATGGAGACAATAACATTGTTTCCTCTTCAACCTGTTTACCGGATTCAGTAATGAATCCGGATGGGAATGGGGCCGATAGTTGCCTGCAGGATGTGAAACTATTTTCGGATAGTTCAATCGATGGAAAAATATACTCCGCCAGTGCCGATAGCTGCGTGATAAGTGGGCCTGATTCCGTTTCCGGAGCGAGAATTTTTGTAGATTCTAAGGAACTGTCCGAGTATGATATGAGTTCAATCGAGGATATTGCAGCTATCATTGGATCGGCGATAGCGGACACGACGGTGCCGAACAACAAGGTGGAGAAGGAGGATGGGAACGATACGAGAGATTCGTGGATGGATTTGGATGCGTGGATTGAAGGTACCTGTACAACACCGGAGAGTAAATTGATTGTGTCGCAACAAGATTCACTAAGTGAACTGATCCTACCTCATTCCCCCGTTCATACGGCCGGTTCGACGCTGCAGAGCTTGCTAACGCACGGGTACATGCCGCTGCTACAGAACCGGTTACAGAATGGACCACCGATCAAAATAGAAACTCCCACCTCAACGTCCTATTGTGGCGAACTAATATCGACTTCAACTAGTCCACCAGGTTCGGTAGTGTCCACTACCGACAACCTGATCCTTAACGGTAGGTACCTGCAAAATCATCAAAACACCCATTTTGCCCTCAACATGGGCTTAAAACCGGATGGCATGTGTAGTCCCGAACTCATGGGAAACTTCCCGCATACCACTAGCACAACTCAAGCgacaccaaaaaataaacgaCGACCCCACAAACAGTCCAAAACGAACGGTCATGGACATCCACAAGTGCAGCAGCAGCAGGGCCAATCCCAACAATCCCAGCAGCAATCCTCGTCCATCCAGCAATCGGCAGCTCAACAATGCCACCAGCAACAACTCTCAGCAGCTGCGGCAGCAGCAGCCCAAACCCAAGCAGCACTAAGCTTCCAAGCAGCCAGTGAACTCAGCGGACTCCTCGGCAAGGATAAACCCGTCCATCGGTGTAACATCTGCAATCGGGGGTTCCTCAACAAGAGCAACATAAAAGTACACCTGCGAACACACACCGGCGAGAAACCGTTCCGTTGCGAAGTTTGCGCCAAAGCCTTCCGTCAAAAGGCTCACCTCATCAAACACCAGCAGATACATAAACGAATCGGGAGGGATTGA